The following proteins come from a genomic window of Streptomyces sp. GS7:
- a CDS encoding ATP-binding protein — protein sequence MSHAPPGLGEAHNAVSGGVFYGPVIQGGLVTVTTTQQPAGLPSGGLPPPASVHVGHEAELASLVATLDPRGRPAAPAVCLVAGPGGVGKSELLIQAAHAVLRQRRFPGGVLFVDLHGHRSGVSPLSPGEALGHLLHQLGVPEPAIPVHAEDRAAAYRRHLAERPTLVVLDDAHNSDQVHPMLPPPGGSRALVSSRRLLPAVDDAHRIALDVLPHEAAVRLLLEVSGCLGARAVGPAAEELVHHASRIAERCGGLPLALRISAARVRGKQPAAFADLAAWLADEQSRLYELDDGERQMTSVLAVSYRELDQDQRRLFALCGISPGPRLGIHAAAALTGVPLARVRRLLEGLCGAHMVQEEDRGRYRLHELVHDYARERAREDLARSEREAAADRLVDHYLATADRADRVLSPCRYRLQDEWGRPPGITPEISSHHAAVSWLSAELDNFAGICRAAAESSAPARSWLLADALRGYFFLAKTWKPWEDTHRVALAAAEQAGAHREQGILHNSLGLSLLERRDLTGASAHYTAAAHHFEAAGDEHGSANAVENHAWVRHYSGDYVGALDDHLRALRGYELLGAERNRAITLRGMSLAEMELGRTTDAIGHLREAGRIFVERDLHLDAAMTLNGLGEAYAKAGDRRSARLHLLRALRLSRSCGSRYEEARARRGLGSVSRDDTQRLALHHWERALHHYTELGSPEAETVRALIAELRA from the coding sequence ATGTCTCATGCCCCACCGGGACTAGGAGAAGCGCACAATGCCGTCTCGGGCGGGGTCTTCTACGGCCCGGTGATCCAGGGCGGACTTGTAACTGTCACGACCACACAGCAGCCTGCAGGTTTGCCGTCCGGCGGACTTCCGCCTCCAGCCTCGGTCCACGTCGGCCATGAGGCAGAACTGGCCTCCCTGGTGGCCACACTCGATCCGCGCGGCAGACCGGCTGCCCCCGCCGTCTGCTTGGTGGCTGGGCCGGGCGGGGTGGGCAAGAGTGAGCTGCTGATCCAGGCCGCCCACGCCGTCCTCCGGCAGCGGCGGTTCCCCGGCGGTGTTCTCTTCGTCGACCTGCACGGACACAGGTCAGGTGTCTCCCCGCTCTCACCAGGGGAGGCACTCGGGCACCTGCTCCACCAACTGGGCGTCCCGGAGCCGGCGATCCCCGTCCACGCCGAGGACCGGGCCGCCGCCTACCGCCGTCATCTGGCAGAGCGGCCCACGCTTGTCGTGCTGGACGACGCGCACAACAGTGATCAAGTGCATCCGATGCTGCCGCCGCCCGGCGGGAGCAGGGCACTGGTGTCGAGCAGACGGCTGCTCCCCGCGGTGGACGACGCCCACCGCATCGCCCTTGACGTGCTGCCGCACGAGGCCGCCGTCCGGCTGCTGCTGGAAGTGTCAGGATGCCTTGGCGCCAGGGCAGTTGGTCCAGCCGCCGAGGAGCTGGTTCATCACGCCTCGCGGATCGCCGAGCGATGCGGAGGACTGCCGTTGGCGCTGCGCATCTCAGCCGCTCGGGTACGGGGAAAGCAGCCGGCCGCCTTCGCCGACCTGGCCGCGTGGCTGGCGGACGAGCAGAGCAGACTGTACGAACTCGATGACGGGGAGCGCCAGATGACCTCGGTGCTGGCGGTGTCGTACCGCGAGCTCGACCAGGACCAACGGCGCCTGTTCGCGCTGTGTGGCATCAGCCCGGGCCCCAGGTTGGGCATTCACGCTGCCGCCGCTCTCACAGGCGTCCCCCTCGCCCGGGTCCGCCGCCTCCTGGAAGGGCTGTGCGGCGCCCACATGGTGCAGGAGGAGGACCGAGGGCGCTATCGGCTGCACGAACTGGTTCACGACTATGCCCGGGAGAGGGCCAGGGAGGACCTGGCACGATCGGAGCGGGAAGCCGCCGCTGATCGATTGGTCGATCACTACCTTGCCACCGCCGACCGCGCCGACCGTGTGCTGTCGCCCTGCCGTTACCGGCTCCAGGACGAATGGGGACGTCCACCCGGGATCACCCCGGAGATCTCCTCCCATCATGCCGCTGTGTCCTGGCTGTCTGCCGAACTTGACAACTTTGCGGGCATCTGCCGGGCCGCTGCCGAGTCCTCGGCGCCGGCACGCAGCTGGCTACTCGCCGACGCGCTGCGCGGATACTTCTTCCTCGCCAAGACCTGGAAACCGTGGGAGGACACACATCGGGTGGCGCTCGCCGCCGCTGAGCAGGCCGGTGCACATCGCGAGCAGGGCATCCTACACAACAGCCTGGGGCTGTCGCTGTTGGAAAGACGTGACCTGACCGGTGCGTCCGCTCACTACACGGCTGCCGCACACCACTTCGAGGCGGCGGGCGACGAGCACGGTAGCGCCAACGCGGTCGAGAATCATGCGTGGGTGCGGCACTACTCCGGGGATTACGTCGGGGCTCTGGACGACCATCTGCGGGCGCTGCGGGGGTACGAGCTGCTAGGGGCGGAGCGAAACCGCGCCATCACCCTGCGGGGGATGTCGCTGGCCGAGATGGAGCTGGGACGCACCACGGACGCGATCGGCCATCTACGAGAGGCTGGGCGGATCTTCGTGGAACGGGATCTACACCTCGACGCGGCGATGACGCTCAACGGGCTGGGCGAAGCCTACGCCAAGGCAGGTGACCGGCGGTCAGCCCGGCTGCATCTGCTGCGGGCACTGCGCCTGAGCCGGTCCTGCGGCAGCAGGTACGAGGAGGCCCGGGCGCGCCGTGGCCTGGGCTCAGTCAGCCGGGACGACACGCAGCGGCTCGCCTTGCACCACTGGGAGCGCGCCCTGCACCACTACACCGAGCTGGGTTCGCCCGAGGCAGAGACGGTACGCGCCTTGATTGCAGAGCTGCGTGCGTAG
- a CDS encoding toll/interleukin-1 receptor domain-containing protein, producing the protein MRATEAWNAHIYGGMVESGALRQAPTHDAFISYNARDLAVVHRLAEMLREEGFHIFLDDWCLVAGEPWQERQNEALANSASCLAMCGAHGLGPWQNEEVRLAINRRVSGRSMRVIPVLLPEASESALEHLDFLDRFTYCDFRGGLDQPRSFSRLRAGIRGEAPGPPEPLVPALPGGSHHADYRSSFNAPVSGWRRGSAVAAARAAVTVGEAPVVLCGLAGIGKTHVLCDTADDLRVGRTVLALSAGGTTAAEPRYLVDEVNGWLDRTFGRGLAGEDLYLRDWPDALAALLARVVDEPLLVLLDDLDAGRVGSTILRAFDGLRDCLVLATAQEHLADTTEARHLLVPPMSRAEGTDFIMHMAQSTNLPVDPEELAKQLPGDVLSHPLALCTFLAHTAYVPAALLIRPGLPTDVLSARKLVATAVGRLPAVYRKALAYAAVLDRVPLADLLTAGMALPPWFTASLPDLVLRCLVVQVASGVEVPQLVVQALDDVDPPARRAALHDILAELAGLAAEAESEALASLSGVLAPVALVAVETGEWRALLDAVPDRLLDRLNTRGFWKEYILLTKALIEAADPLGDEADRVRLRVRLSRKIAQLGDTRSAWQLARECESIPGAASYPALRAELAGQRAFLSYLQEDDRSTLHELGICLALRARVGDTAGLLIAHKLEGNVHLRRGRYEEAATAYRSALDVGGDVADARHRLDTETSLAMCEARLGSTEAAVRRLERAVREMRALSLTIDLPRALHGLALVYERQGLPARALELVRQAAATPARDPAVRKAVDRMLWRLENLQQVTRFAADGGKAKGDPR; encoded by the coding sequence ATGCGCGCGACGGAAGCCTGGAACGCGCATATCTATGGGGGAATGGTGGAGAGCGGAGCCCTTCGGCAAGCACCGACCCACGACGCGTTCATCAGCTACAACGCCAGGGATCTGGCTGTGGTGCACCGCCTCGCCGAGATGCTGCGCGAGGAGGGATTTCACATCTTCCTCGACGACTGGTGCCTGGTGGCGGGCGAGCCATGGCAGGAGCGCCAGAACGAGGCATTGGCCAACAGCGCCTCCTGCCTCGCGATGTGCGGCGCGCACGGACTGGGGCCGTGGCAGAACGAAGAGGTACGGCTCGCAATCAACCGCCGTGTCAGCGGCCGCTCCATGCGGGTGATACCCGTGCTGCTCCCGGAGGCGTCGGAGTCTGCCCTGGAACATCTGGACTTCCTGGACCGGTTCACCTATTGCGACTTCCGCGGCGGGCTGGATCAGCCCCGTTCGTTCTCCCGGCTCCGTGCCGGAATCCGCGGCGAGGCACCCGGACCGCCGGAACCCTTAGTTCCGGCGTTACCGGGCGGATCGCACCATGCGGATTACCGGTCGAGCTTCAACGCGCCCGTCAGCGGTTGGCGAAGGGGCTCCGCTGTGGCGGCGGCTCGCGCCGCAGTAACGGTGGGTGAGGCACCGGTCGTGCTGTGCGGACTGGCCGGCATCGGCAAGACACATGTGCTGTGCGACACGGCTGACGATCTCCGCGTTGGCCGGACCGTCCTCGCCCTGTCTGCGGGAGGTACCACGGCCGCCGAGCCTCGCTATCTTGTGGACGAGGTCAACGGCTGGCTGGACCGGACATTCGGCCGTGGGCTGGCCGGTGAGGACCTCTACCTGCGTGACTGGCCGGACGCGCTCGCGGCCCTGCTGGCACGCGTCGTGGACGAGCCGCTTCTGGTGCTGTTGGACGACTTGGACGCGGGCCGCGTCGGAAGCACCATTCTGCGTGCCTTCGACGGTCTCCGTGACTGCCTGGTCCTGGCCACTGCCCAGGAGCATTTAGCGGACACCACTGAAGCCCGGCACCTACTGGTGCCGCCGATGTCCCGTGCCGAAGGCACCGACTTCATCATGCATATGGCACAGAGCACGAACCTTCCGGTGGATCCGGAGGAACTCGCGAAGCAACTGCCAGGTGATGTGCTCTCACACCCCCTTGCGCTGTGTACCTTTCTGGCGCACACCGCCTACGTTCCCGCGGCTCTGCTCATACGCCCCGGCCTCCCCACCGACGTACTCTCCGCACGGAAACTCGTGGCCACCGCGGTTGGCCGACTGCCAGCCGTGTACCGCAAGGCTCTCGCCTACGCCGCGGTACTCGACCGGGTACCGCTGGCGGATCTCCTCACGGCCGGGATGGCCCTCCCGCCGTGGTTCACCGCCTCGTTGCCCGATCTGGTGCTGCGCTGCCTCGTCGTCCAGGTGGCCAGCGGTGTCGAGGTGCCCCAGCTTGTAGTCCAGGCTCTGGACGATGTGGACCCGCCCGCCCGCCGGGCCGCTCTGCACGACATCCTCGCCGAACTGGCGGGTCTGGCGGCCGAGGCGGAGAGCGAGGCGCTGGCATCGCTCTCGGGTGTGCTGGCACCGGTGGCACTGGTGGCGGTGGAAACCGGTGAATGGCGGGCACTTCTGGACGCAGTCCCTGACCGGTTGTTGGACCGGCTCAACACACGTGGCTTCTGGAAGGAGTACATCCTGCTCACTAAGGCACTCATCGAGGCGGCCGACCCTCTCGGGGATGAAGCGGACCGGGTCCGCCTGCGGGTCCGCCTGTCTCGCAAGATCGCCCAACTCGGCGACACCCGGTCCGCTTGGCAGTTGGCGCGCGAGTGCGAGTCGATTCCGGGAGCTGCCAGCTACCCTGCTTTGCGCGCCGAGCTAGCGGGGCAGCGGGCCTTCCTCTCCTATCTGCAGGAGGATGACCGCTCGACGCTGCACGAGCTGGGTATCTGCCTTGCCCTGCGGGCCCGTGTGGGCGATACCGCGGGCTTACTGATCGCTCACAAACTGGAGGGCAACGTCCATCTGCGCCGTGGAAGGTACGAGGAGGCTGCTACAGCCTATCGCAGCGCTCTGGACGTGGGAGGCGACGTGGCCGACGCCCGGCACCGGCTGGATACCGAGACTAGCCTGGCCATGTGCGAGGCGCGCCTCGGCTCAACTGAAGCAGCGGTGCGGCGTCTAGAGCGCGCGGTGCGCGAGATGCGCGCTCTGTCCTTGACCATCGATCTGCCCCGTGCGCTACACGGGCTCGCCCTCGTGTACGAGCGACAGGGGCTGCCAGCCCGGGCGCTCGAGCTGGTCCGGCAGGCCGCCGCAACGCCGGCCCGGGACCCTGCGGTACGCAAGGCGGTCGATCGTATGCTGTGGCGGTTGGAGAACCTTCAGCAGGTGACCCGGTTCGCGGCCGACGGTGGGAAGGCAAAGGGCGACCCGCGGTGA
- a CDS encoding IS5 family transposase — protein sequence MCQCDNSGAVSGSCYPSSLTDAMWEVVQPLLPVRDLRKGGGVRKYGDRLVLDSIFYVLRSGCQWRMLPHDLMPWDAAHRWFTKWRRDGTWDGIHDALRRRVREEAGRDPAPSAAVIDAQSVKCSEGGQARGFDAGKRTAGRKRHLIVDTMGLLLVVAVTSASVQDRAGGRTVLARLAQGFCTVALVWADGGYANSVDSRPLSWARDALNIVVEIVKRTDDVKGFKVLPRRWVVERTFGWLVRNRRLARDYERLTATSEAMIKVAMIRLMLVRLAGQSSRWSHDDERKTARSTSVEGLIAA from the coding sequence GTGTGCCAGTGCGATAACTCCGGGGCCGTCAGCGGCTCATGTTATCCGTCCAGTCTGACCGATGCGATGTGGGAGGTTGTCCAGCCTCTGCTTCCGGTACGCGACCTGCGTAAAGGCGGTGGCGTGCGCAAGTACGGGGACCGGCTGGTCCTCGACTCGATCTTCTACGTGCTGCGGTCGGGCTGCCAGTGGCGGATGCTCCCGCATGACCTGATGCCTTGGGATGCAGCGCACCGCTGGTTCACCAAATGGCGCAGGGACGGCACGTGGGACGGCATCCACGACGCGTTGCGCCGACGGGTACGGGAGGAGGCGGGGCGGGATCCTGCCCCGTCGGCCGCGGTGATCGACGCCCAGTCGGTCAAGTGCAGCGAGGGCGGCCAAGCGCGAGGATTCGACGCTGGGAAGCGAACGGCGGGCAGGAAGAGGCACTTGATCGTGGACACGATGGGGCTCCTGCTGGTCGTCGCGGTCACCTCCGCCTCCGTCCAGGACCGCGCCGGAGGGCGCACGGTTCTGGCCCGGCTCGCCCAGGGCTTCTGCACCGTTGCATTGGTCTGGGCTGACGGTGGCTATGCCAACTCCGTTGATTCCAGGCCCCTTTCCTGGGCCCGTGACGCGTTGAACATCGTCGTGGAGATCGTGAAGCGGACCGACGATGTCAAAGGCTTCAAGGTGCTGCCCCGCCGTTGGGTTGTCGAGCGGACGTTCGGCTGGCTGGTCCGCAACCGCCGTCTGGCCCGCGACTATGAACGGCTCACCGCTACCTCGGAGGCCATGATCAAGGTAGCGATGATCCGGCTGATGCTCGTCCGCCTGGCGGGGCAGTCATCGCGCTGGAGCCACGATGACGAACGGAAAACCGCCCGCTCCACGAGCGTCGAGGGCCTCATCGCAGCGTGA
- a CDS encoding TRM11 family SAM-dependent methyltransferase translates to MTRSSSVWNTAPTSAPAQRKGRYVPGSAAHPAKMHPGIAAHAITTYTQPGDLVLDPMCGIGTTLVEALHLGRNALGIEYEPKWATLASLNARAAAQESGAGTGIVRCGDARRLTDLAPADGRGEVDLVVTSPPYGPSVHGQVRSSRETGEPGVVKKNFRYGHDRANLAHVPTAHLLEAFTEILAQCRTMLRPGGTVVVTTRPWRERGELIDLPSAVLAAGKAAGLTPSERCVALLTGIRNSQLVTRPSFFQMKNVRDARRQGIPLSVVQHEDVLIFTRPGRGNGTPCSKSSTPASAAGFRSRTCAARSKPRVD, encoded by the coding sequence GTGACACGCTCCTCCTCGGTGTGGAACACCGCCCCCACCTCCGCCCCCGCCCAACGCAAAGGCCGCTACGTACCCGGCTCGGCAGCGCACCCAGCCAAGATGCACCCCGGCATCGCCGCCCACGCCATCACCACCTACACCCAGCCCGGTGATCTGGTCCTCGACCCCATGTGCGGCATCGGCACCACCCTCGTCGAAGCCCTCCACCTCGGCCGCAACGCCCTCGGCATCGAATACGAACCGAAGTGGGCAACCCTCGCCTCCCTCAACGCACGCGCCGCCGCACAAGAAAGCGGCGCGGGCACCGGCATCGTCCGCTGCGGCGACGCCCGACGCCTCACCGACCTCGCCCCCGCTGATGGCCGCGGCGAGGTGGATCTCGTGGTCACCTCACCTCCCTACGGTCCCAGCGTCCACGGACAGGTCCGCTCCTCCCGGGAGACCGGCGAACCCGGGGTAGTCAAGAAAAACTTCCGCTACGGCCACGACCGCGCCAATCTCGCCCACGTCCCCACCGCCCACCTCCTGGAGGCGTTCACCGAAATCCTCGCCCAGTGCCGCACCATGCTGCGCCCCGGCGGTACGGTCGTCGTCACCACCCGCCCCTGGCGTGAACGCGGGGAACTCATCGACCTGCCCTCCGCTGTTCTCGCCGCCGGCAAAGCCGCCGGCCTCACACCGTCCGAACGGTGCGTCGCCCTCCTCACCGGCATCCGCAACAGCCAGCTCGTCACTCGCCCGTCGTTCTTCCAGATGAAGAATGTCCGCGACGCCCGCCGCCAAGGCATCCCCCTCTCAGTGGTGCAGCACGAAGACGTTCTGATCTTCACCCGCCCAGGAAGAGGCAACGGGACGCCGTGTTCCAAGAGCAGCACCCCGGCTTCTGCAGCTGGCTTCCGCTCCCGGACCTGCGCCGCGAGAAGCAAGCCCCGTGTCGACTGA
- a CDS encoding DUF2254 domain-containing protein, with protein MGDEGQVGPRRPRALSPLREHLRDTFWFAPTVGLTGAVVLWLAAMAADTEIVAYLQGRGAYGEVEDLMSIAEDARTIVTTVSSAMMTFIGVVFSISLVAVQMASGQLTPRVVRIFVRSRISKATLAVFLATFLFSLLVLTSYESETPAREVESVPVVQSLLTVVLVVLSLLLFIAYVSATLRLMQVGPVVDRIAKETGRMLARLEVGGEGGAVPLPGETGRVVYEGAAGVVRDVNVARLVGAARRQGVVLRLIPRIGDFVMPGTPVLAVHGGPAPSRRALRYTVSVGVERTFHQDLGLGLRQLSDIALRALSPAVNDPTTAVQCLDRIVQILAAVAERPLGTVHHRDRRGAVRLAQSVPGWADLVDLGLTEIRGAAVGSPQVTRRMLAGIDDLLLLAPEERQEPLVRHRTLLVQSVEGAVPAAADRRFALSPDRQGIG; from the coding sequence ATGGGTGATGAGGGACAGGTGGGGCCGCGTCGGCCGCGGGCGCTTTCGCCGTTGCGGGAGCACTTGCGGGACACGTTCTGGTTCGCGCCGACGGTCGGGCTGACGGGGGCCGTGGTGCTGTGGCTGGCGGCCATGGCGGCGGATACGGAGATCGTGGCGTATCTGCAGGGGCGGGGGGCGTACGGCGAGGTCGAGGATCTGATGTCCATCGCGGAGGACGCGCGGACGATCGTGACCACGGTCAGCTCGGCGATGATGACCTTCATCGGCGTGGTGTTCAGCATCTCGCTGGTCGCGGTGCAGATGGCGAGCGGGCAGCTGACTCCGCGGGTGGTGCGGATCTTCGTACGGAGCCGGATCAGCAAGGCGACGCTGGCGGTGTTTCTGGCGACGTTCCTGTTCTCGCTGCTGGTGCTCACCTCGTACGAGAGCGAGACGCCGGCGCGGGAGGTCGAGTCCGTACCGGTGGTGCAGAGTCTGCTGACCGTTGTGCTGGTGGTGCTGAGTCTGCTGCTGTTCATCGCGTATGTGTCCGCCACGCTGCGGTTGATGCAGGTGGGGCCGGTGGTGGACCGGATCGCGAAGGAGACGGGGCGGATGCTGGCGCGGCTGGAGGTGGGTGGGGAGGGCGGTGCGGTGCCGCTGCCCGGGGAGACGGGGCGGGTGGTGTACGAGGGGGCCGCCGGGGTGGTGCGGGATGTGAACGTGGCGCGGCTGGTGGGGGCGGCGCGGCGGCAGGGGGTGGTGCTGCGGCTGATTCCGAGGATCGGGGACTTCGTGATGCCGGGGACGCCGGTACTGGCGGTGCACGGCGGACCGGCGCCGTCCCGGCGGGCGTTGCGGTACACGGTGTCGGTGGGGGTGGAGCGGACGTTTCACCAGGATCTGGGGCTGGGGCTGCGGCAGTTGTCGGACATCGCGTTGCGGGCGCTGTCGCCGGCGGTGAACGATCCGACGACCGCGGTGCAGTGCCTGGACCGGATCGTGCAGATTCTGGCGGCGGTGGCGGAGCGGCCGCTGGGGACCGTGCACCACCGGGACCGGCGGGGGGCCGTGCGGCTGGCGCAGAGCGTTCCGGGGTGGGCGGATCTGGTGGACCTGGGGCTGACCGAGATCCGGGGGGCCGCGGTGGGGAGTCCGCAGGTGACGCGCCGGATGCTGGCCGGGATCGACGATCTGCTGCTGCTCGCGCCGGAGGAGCGGCAGGAGCCGCTGGTACGGCACCGCACCCTCCTGGTGCAGTCGGTGGAGGGTGCGGTGCCGGCCGCGGCGGACCGGCGGTTCGCCCTCTCCCCCGACCGGCAGGGGATCGGGTAG
- a CDS encoding recombinase family protein, whose translation MVHFAFAGRCSTEDLQDPETSRNWQLTRARALIEPAGGEIVTEYFDTGHSRALPWKRRPRAAALLDALRNPDRGFDAVVIGEPQRTFYGNQFGNTFPLFVHFGVPLWVPEVGGPIDPDNEAHDLVMSVFGGMSKGERTRIKIRVRTAMASQAQIEGRYLGGRPPYGYRLVDAGPHPNPAKAADGKRLRRLEPDPETAWVVVCIFTEYIRGRGLYAIAEGLSRDGIPCPSAHDRARNPHRNGHAWSKSAVRAILRNPRYTGHEVWNKQHKDEVLLDIDDVTLGHRTKLTWNTPDEWIWSAQPVHEPLISTETFTRAQATMPSRRSAGSERSPRTTTRAYPLRGRLRCGICRRKMQGNYNNGQPYYRCRYPSEYAKSESLNHPLTVYVRQSAILPLLDGWIARVFAPGHLSRTLQAMRDSQRQRSAPAPALEAARRVIAHSQQRITRYRAALDAGADPTLVAGWITEAQTEQTAARQQLATASRTKQAILTDDQIHHMIKTLGNMTDRLQAAAPEDKAPLYVDFGLELEYHANQRVVTVRSQPADMRVIACPRGDLNPHAR comes from the coding sequence ATGGTCCACTTCGCTTTCGCCGGACGCTGCTCCACCGAGGACCTCCAAGACCCCGAGACCTCCCGCAACTGGCAGCTCACCCGTGCCCGCGCCCTCATCGAACCCGCCGGCGGCGAAATCGTCACCGAGTACTTCGACACCGGCCACTCCCGCGCTCTGCCCTGGAAACGTCGCCCCCGAGCAGCAGCCCTCCTCGACGCCCTCCGCAACCCGGACCGAGGCTTCGACGCCGTCGTCATCGGCGAGCCCCAGCGCACCTTCTACGGCAACCAGTTCGGCAACACTTTTCCCCTCTTCGTCCACTTCGGCGTACCGCTGTGGGTCCCCGAGGTCGGCGGGCCCATCGACCCCGACAACGAGGCCCACGACCTGGTTATGTCCGTCTTCGGCGGCATGAGCAAGGGCGAACGCACCCGCATCAAGATCCGGGTGCGCACCGCAATGGCCTCCCAAGCACAGATCGAAGGCCGCTACCTCGGCGGGCGCCCGCCCTACGGCTACCGACTCGTCGACGCCGGGCCGCATCCCAACCCGGCCAAGGCCGCCGACGGCAAACGCCTCCGCCGTCTGGAACCCGATCCCGAGACCGCCTGGGTTGTCGTCTGCATCTTCACCGAATACATCCGTGGCAGGGGCCTCTATGCCATCGCCGAAGGGCTGAGCCGCGACGGCATCCCCTGCCCCTCCGCCCACGACCGCGCCCGCAACCCGCATCGCAACGGCCACGCCTGGTCCAAGAGCGCCGTGCGCGCCATTTTGCGCAACCCCCGCTACACCGGCCACGAAGTGTGGAACAAGCAGCACAAGGACGAAGTCCTCCTCGACATCGACGATGTCACCCTCGGCCACCGCACCAAACTCACCTGGAACACCCCCGACGAGTGGATCTGGTCGGCCCAGCCAGTCCACGAACCGCTGATCAGCACGGAGACCTTCACCCGCGCGCAAGCCACGATGCCATCCCGCCGATCGGCGGGATCCGAGCGCAGCCCTCGCACCACCACCCGCGCCTACCCGCTCCGCGGGCGGCTGCGCTGTGGGATCTGTCGCCGCAAGATGCAGGGCAACTACAACAATGGCCAGCCCTATTACCGCTGCCGCTATCCATCTGAGTACGCGAAGAGCGAGTCCCTCAACCATCCGCTGACCGTCTACGTGCGCCAGAGCGCGATCCTGCCCCTGCTCGACGGCTGGATCGCCCGCGTCTTCGCCCCCGGCCACCTCAGCCGAACCCTCCAGGCCATGCGCGACAGCCAGCGGCAGCGATCTGCTCCCGCCCCGGCTCTGGAAGCAGCGCGGCGCGTCATCGCACACTCCCAGCAGCGCATCACCCGGTACCGGGCCGCCCTCGACGCCGGAGCAGACCCCACCCTCGTCGCCGGATGGATCACCGAAGCTCAAACCGAACAGACTGCAGCTCGACAACAGCTCGCCACGGCGTCACGCACGAAGCAGGCAATCCTCACCGACGACCAGATCCACCACATGATCAAGACCCTCGGCAACATGACCGACCGGCTCCAAGCCGCGGCCCCGGAGGACAAGGCTCCGCTTTACGTCGACTTCGGCCTTGAACTGGAGTACCACGCAAATCAGCGGGTTGTGACCGTAAGGTCACAACCCGCTGACATGCGCGTAATTGCGTGTCCGAGGGGGGACTTGAACCCCCACGCCCGATAA